A genomic stretch from Ovis canadensis isolate MfBH-ARS-UI-01 breed Bighorn chromosome 5, ARS-UI_OviCan_v2, whole genome shotgun sequence includes:
- the HAPLN4 gene encoding hyaluronan and proteoglycan link protein 4 codes for MVCARAALGPGALWAAAWGVLLLTAAAEAQRGRKKVVHVLEGESGSVVVQTAPGQVVSHRGGTIVLPCRYHYEAATHGHDGVRLKWTKVVDPLAFADVFVALGPQHRAFGSYRGRAELQGDGPGDASLVLRNVTLQDYGRYECEVTNELEDDTGMVKLDLEGVVFPYHPRGGRYKLTFAEAQRACSEQDGILASAEQLHAAWRDGLDWCNAGWLRDGSVQYPVSQPREPCGGLGGAGSAGAGGGASGGVRNYGYRHNAEERYDAFCFTSNLPGRVFFLKPLRPVPFSGAARACAARGAAVAKVGQLFAAWKLQLLDRCTAGWLADGSARYPIVNPRARCGGRRPGVRSLGFPDASRRLFGVYCYRAPGAPDPAPGGWGWGWAGGGGWAGGARDPAAWTPLRV; via the exons AGGGGGAATCGGGCTCAGTGGTGGTGCAGACAGCGCCGGGACAGGTGGTCAGCCACCGGGGTGGCACCATCGTCTTGCCCTGCCGCTACCACTACGAGGCAGCCACCCACGGCCACGACGGCGTCCGCCTCAAGTGGACCAAGGTGGTGGACCCCCTGGCCTTTGCCGATGTCTTCGTGGCGTTGGGCCCCCAGCACCGAGCGTTTGGCAGCTACCGCGGGCGGGCTGAGCTGCAGGGCGATGGGCCCGGGGATGCCTCCCTGGTTCTCCGAAACGTCACGCTACAGGACTACGGGCGCTATGAGTGCGAGGTCACTAACGAGCTGGAGGATGACACGGGCATGGTCAAGCTGGACCTGGAAG GTGTAGTCTTCCCTTACCACCCTCGTGGAGGCCGCTACAAGCTAACCTTCGCCGAGGCTCAACGCGCGTGCTCTGAGCAGGACGGCATCTTGGCGTCGGCTGAGCAGCTGCACGCGGCCTGGCGCGACGGTCTGGACTGGTGCAACGCGGGCTGGCTGCGCGACGGCTCGGTGCAGTACCCGGTGAGCCAGCCCCGGGAGCCCTGCGGCGGCCTGGGCGGGGCCGGGAGCGCCGGGGCTGGCGGCGGAGCCTCAGGAGGTGTGCGCAACTACGGCTACCGCCACAACGCAGAAGAACGTTACGACGCCTTCTGCTTCACATCCAACCTCCCGG GGCGCGTGTTCTTCCTGAAGCCACTGCGGCCGGTGCCTTTCTCCGGAGCGGCGCGCGCCTGCGCAGCGCGCGGCGCCGCCGTAGCCAAGGTGGGGCAGCTCTTCGCCGCGTGGAAGCTGCAGCTGCTGGACCGCTGCACCGCAGGCTGGCTGGCGGACGGGAGCGCACGCTACCCCATCGTGAATCCGCGCGCGCGCTGCGGCGGCCGCCGGCCGGGTGTACGCAGCCTCGGCTTTCCCGACGCCTCGCGCCGCCTCTTCGGCGTCTACTGCTACCGAGCGCCTGGCGCGCCGGACCCCGCCCctggaggctggggctggggctgggctggaggcGGCGGGTGGGCCGGAGGCGCGCGAGACCCCGCCGCGTGGACCCCGCTGCGCGTCTAG